The following are from one region of the Terriglobales bacterium genome:
- the rplA gene encoding 50S ribosomal protein L1, with product MPRKAGKNVTKARQAVEQRAYTLAEAVPLLQKVKFAKFDETVDLTMRLGVDPKHADQMVRGTVVLPHGLGRSKKVLVIASGEKVREAEAAGADFVGGEDMVEKIQKENRTDFDALIATPDMMKSVGRLGKVLGPRGLMPNPKTGTVTMDIAKAVQEVKAGKVEFRTDKGALVHVPVGKLSFTSDKLVENATTVITSVIKAKPSAAKGKYLKGVYLSSTMGPGIALDTTAIEAASRA from the coding sequence ATGCCTCGCAAAGCTGGAAAAAACGTAACCAAAGCGCGTCAGGCGGTCGAGCAGCGTGCATACACGCTGGCCGAAGCCGTGCCGCTTTTGCAGAAAGTAAAGTTCGCCAAGTTCGATGAGACCGTGGATCTCACCATGCGTCTCGGCGTGGACCCCAAGCACGCAGACCAGATGGTCCGCGGCACGGTCGTTCTTCCGCACGGACTCGGCAGGTCGAAGAAAGTGCTCGTGATCGCCTCGGGCGAAAAAGTCCGTGAAGCGGAAGCGGCAGGCGCTGATTTTGTCGGCGGCGAAGACATGGTCGAGAAGATCCAGAAAGAGAACAGGACCGACTTCGACGCCTTGATCGCCACTCCCGACATGATGAAGTCGGTCGGTCGTCTCGGTAAGGTGCTGGGTCCTCGTGGCCTCATGCCCAACCCGAAAACCGGCACCGTGACCATGGACATCGCCAAGGCGGTGCAGGAAGTAAAGGCCGGTAAGGTCGAGTTCCGTACCGACAAGGGCGCTCTGGTTCACGTTCCGGTGGGCAAGCTGTCGTTTACTTCCGACAAGCTGGTCGAAAACGCAACCACCGTTATCACCAGCGTGATCAAAGCGAAGCCATCTGCCGCGAAGGGCAAGTACCTGAAGGGCGTTTACCTGAGCTCGACCATGGGCCCGGGCATTGCGCTGGACACGACGGCCATTGAAGCGGCCTCCCGCGCCTAA